A single Kribbella aluminosa DNA region contains:
- a CDS encoding RNA polymerase sigma factor: MSEAVEVTRALDRAHRECWSTVLASVVRVTRDLDLAEDCTQDAFVQALRTWPDGIPGNPGGWLSTVARRLALDRLRRETNLRRKLPLLVEEPGEAELPADPLRLVFTCCHPALARDSQVALTLRLICGLTTREVAAVLLIGEATAAARITRAKKKIAAAAIPYRIPADRELPARLDVVLTVVHLVYTAGHVAAGPELTRTDLTGRAVELARLLVRLMPDEPEPQALLGLLLMTEARGNARVSADGELVLLADQDRSRWDPQLQAEGVSRATAALRRGQGRFALQAAVAGLHMTAPSWERTDWRQVVRMYDAMLVSWPTPIVELNRAAAHSLVPGADLTAVLTELDALADEPALAAYAYLPATRADVLTRLGRRDEAAAAYHQAIQLTANETERRFLTSRLNDL; encoded by the coding sequence GTGAGCGAGGCGGTCGAGGTGACGCGGGCGCTCGACCGGGCGCACCGGGAGTGCTGGTCGACCGTGCTCGCGTCGGTGGTGCGGGTGACCCGTGACCTCGACCTGGCCGAGGACTGTACGCAGGACGCGTTCGTGCAGGCGCTACGGACCTGGCCGGACGGGATCCCGGGGAACCCGGGCGGCTGGCTGAGTACGGTCGCGCGGCGGCTGGCGCTGGATCGGCTGCGGCGCGAGACGAACCTGCGCCGGAAGCTCCCGCTGCTGGTCGAGGAGCCGGGCGAGGCCGAGCTGCCGGCGGATCCGCTGCGGCTGGTGTTCACGTGCTGCCACCCGGCGCTGGCGCGGGATTCGCAGGTGGCGTTGACGCTGCGGCTGATCTGCGGGTTGACGACGCGGGAGGTCGCGGCGGTCCTGCTGATCGGCGAGGCGACGGCGGCCGCGCGGATCACGCGGGCGAAGAAGAAGATCGCCGCGGCGGCCATCCCGTACCGGATCCCGGCGGATCGTGAGTTGCCGGCGCGGCTGGACGTCGTGCTGACCGTCGTACATCTGGTGTACACGGCCGGCCATGTGGCGGCGGGTCCGGAGCTGACGCGGACCGATCTGACCGGGCGGGCGGTCGAGTTGGCGCGGTTGCTGGTGCGGTTGATGCCGGACGAACCGGAGCCGCAGGCGTTGCTCGGGTTGCTGCTGATGACCGAGGCGCGCGGGAATGCGCGGGTGAGCGCGGACGGCGAGCTGGTGTTGCTGGCGGATCAGGACCGTTCGCGGTGGGATCCGCAGTTGCAGGCCGAGGGGGTGTCGCGGGCGACTGCCGCGTTGCGGCGTGGGCAAGGAAGGTTCGCGTTGCAGGCGGCGGTTGCCGGGCTGCACATGACGGCGCCGAGCTGGGAGCGGACGGACTGGCGACAGGTGGTGCGGATGTACGACGCGATGCTGGTCAGCTGGCCGACGCCGATCGTGGAGCTCAACCGGGCGGCGGCGCACAGCCTGGTCCCGGGAGCGGATCTCACCGCGGTGCTGACCGAGCTGGATGCCCTGGCCGACGAGCCGGCTTTGGCGGCGTACGCCTATCTGCCGGCGACCCGTGCGGACGTCCTGACCCGGCTCGGTCGCCGGGACGAGGCTGCCGCGGCGTATCACCAGGCCATCCAACTGACCGCCAACGAAACCGAACGCCGCTTCCTGACCAGCAGGCTGAACGATCTCTAA
- a CDS encoding flavin-containing monooxygenase, with the protein MEHYDVLIVGAGLSGIGAAYRLQTRCPDRTYAVLEARAALGGTWDLFRYPGVRSDSDMFTLGFPFRPWTAAKAIADGPSILSYLRETAAAYGIDKHIRYGARVVRASWSSADARWTVHTADTTYTCSFLYVCSGYYDYDAGHVVDFEGRDEFRGRIVHPQHWPTDLDYTGQRVVVIGSGATAVTLVPAMAGTAKHVTMLQRSPSYVASRPAVDGLSDRIRAVLPENLAHRVIRGKNVALSTLFYSAFRRWPAHAAWLLNSGVARQLPPSIPVDPHFTPLYKPWDQRLCLVPDADLFKALRDGSASVVTDEIERFTPTGLRLRSGAELEADLVVTATGLRMVALGNIKLTVDGSSVAPHDTFVYKGMMLSGVPNLAWCIGYTNNSWTLRSDLTSQYVCRLLNHLSATGTHTCRPEVDPAEYDAPPRPVVDLSSGYIRRAASILPRQGTQGPWRLRQNYPRDLLSLHLKPVTDGIMHFT; encoded by the coding sequence ATGGAGCACTACGACGTTCTGATCGTCGGCGCGGGGCTGTCCGGGATCGGAGCGGCGTACCGGCTGCAGACCCGCTGCCCCGACCGAACGTACGCCGTCCTCGAGGCGCGCGCTGCGCTCGGCGGCACCTGGGACCTGTTCCGGTACCCGGGAGTGCGGTCGGACTCGGACATGTTCACGCTCGGGTTCCCGTTCCGCCCGTGGACAGCGGCGAAGGCGATCGCCGACGGCCCGTCGATCCTGTCGTACCTGCGGGAGACCGCAGCGGCGTACGGGATCGACAAGCACATCCGGTACGGCGCCCGCGTCGTCCGTGCATCGTGGTCGTCGGCGGACGCGAGGTGGACCGTGCACACCGCTGACACGACGTACACCTGCTCGTTCCTCTACGTGTGCAGCGGGTACTACGACTACGACGCGGGGCATGTGGTCGACTTCGAGGGGCGGGACGAGTTCCGCGGGCGGATCGTGCACCCGCAGCACTGGCCCACGGACCTGGACTACACCGGACAGCGGGTGGTCGTGATCGGCAGCGGCGCCACCGCGGTCACGCTGGTGCCGGCGATGGCCGGTACGGCGAAGCACGTGACGATGCTGCAGCGCTCGCCGAGCTACGTGGCGTCCCGCCCCGCTGTCGACGGGCTGTCCGACCGCATTCGCGCGGTCCTGCCGGAGAACCTCGCCCACCGGGTGATCCGCGGCAAGAACGTTGCGCTGAGCACCTTGTTCTACAGCGCTTTCCGGCGATGGCCGGCGCATGCGGCGTGGCTGCTGAACAGCGGCGTGGCCCGGCAGTTGCCGCCGTCGATCCCGGTCGATCCGCACTTCACGCCGCTGTACAAACCGTGGGACCAGCGGCTCTGCCTGGTCCCGGACGCGGATCTCTTCAAGGCGCTGCGGGACGGGTCGGCCTCGGTGGTGACCGACGAGATCGAGCGGTTCACCCCGACCGGTCTACGGTTGCGATCCGGTGCCGAGCTGGAGGCCGATCTGGTGGTCACCGCGACCGGCCTCCGCATGGTTGCACTCGGCAACATCAAGCTCACCGTCGACGGCTCGTCGGTCGCGCCGCACGACACGTTCGTCTACAAAGGCATGATGCTCAGCGGCGTACCGAACCTCGCCTGGTGCATCGGGTACACCAACAACTCGTGGACACTGCGCTCGGACCTCACCTCGCAGTACGTCTGCCGCCTCCTCAACCACCTGTCCGCCACCGGCACCCACACCTGCCGCCCCGAGGTCGACCCAGCCGAGTACGACGCCCCACCCCGCCCGGTGGTCGACCTCTCCTCCGGCTACATCCGCCGCGCCGCCTCCATCCTCCCCCGCCAAGGCACCCAAGGCCCCTGGCGCCTCCGCCAGAACTACCCCCGCGACCTCCTCTCCCTCCACCTCAAACCAGTCACCGACGGCATCATGCACTTCACCTAA
- a CDS encoding MerR family transcriptional regulator, with protein MLEVNHRGISIAEAAERTGVSVHTLRYYERAGLVVTTVDRTAGGRRRYRQADLDWIKICTRFRATGMPIRTIRKYAELVIAGRGNEKDRLELLETHRSEILTQLAELQDSLELIDHKIDVYKGRLEAGDADQLWAPRP; from the coding sequence GTGCTCGAAGTCAACCACCGCGGGATCAGCATCGCCGAAGCCGCCGAACGCACCGGCGTCAGTGTCCACACGCTGCGGTACTACGAGCGCGCCGGACTGGTCGTCACCACGGTCGACCGGACGGCCGGCGGACGCCGACGGTACCGGCAGGCCGACCTGGACTGGATCAAGATCTGCACCAGGTTCCGCGCCACCGGGATGCCGATCCGCACCATCCGCAAGTACGCCGAACTCGTGATCGCCGGCCGCGGCAACGAGAAGGACCGGCTGGAGTTGCTGGAGACCCACCGCTCCGAGATCCTCACCCAACTGGCGGAGCTCCAGGACAGCCTCGAGCTCATCGACCACAAGATCGACGTCTACAAGGGCCGCCTGGAAGCCGGCGACGCCGACCAGCTGTGGGCTCCGCGGCCTTAG
- a CDS encoding YciI family protein has translation MAQYMFLLYDSEDWYDNQTRAEWDQAMKLHGEFAAAVEKAGARVLGGEALERSSTASTVKQREGAEPMVTDGPFIETKEALGGFYLIEARDLDQALELAKLCPSGNVEVRPVMATSDEAAPPA, from the coding sequence ATGGCGCAGTACATGTTCCTGCTGTACGACAGCGAGGACTGGTACGACAACCAGACCCGCGCGGAGTGGGACCAGGCGATGAAGCTGCACGGCGAGTTCGCGGCGGCGGTCGAGAAGGCCGGGGCACGGGTCCTCGGTGGCGAGGCGCTGGAGCGGTCCAGCACGGCGAGTACGGTCAAACAGCGCGAGGGCGCTGAGCCGATGGTCACCGACGGGCCGTTCATCGAGACCAAGGAGGCGCTCGGCGGCTTCTACCTGATCGAGGCCCGCGATCTCGACCAGGCGCTCGAGCTGGCGAAGCTCTGTCCGTCCGGCAACGTCGAGGTGCGTCCGGTGATGGCCACCTCCGACGAGGCCGCCCCACCGGCCTGA
- a CDS encoding citrate/2-methylcitrate synthase, producing the protein MSTTITVPPGLRNVVVTETTLGDVRGDEGFYHYRQYSAIDLAKSKTLEDVWYLMFEGRLPTDAERARFVAELAPLRVLPDEVRAVLPAIAAAGPTFNPLAGLRTALSLLAAVRALPPLWDVDPARRKADAMLVCAVTPTILAALYRLREGQQPLEPRADLTAAENWLYLVTGEEPTAVHTTAIEHYLVSTVDHGFNASTFTARVIASTGADVVSAVAGAIGAFSGPLHGGAPDRALASLDEIGTPDRIDAWVRAKVSAGDRIMGFGHAVYRTEDPRSLMLRDIARGIGGDLVDFATTVEQRIVDVLAELKPGRNLYANVEFYAGVVMELCGIPRAMFTPTFAVSRIIGWAANILEQSTDPKIIRPAASYVGPHPPTPIP; encoded by the coding sequence ATGTCAACAACGATCACTGTTCCGCCCGGTCTGCGCAACGTCGTCGTCACCGAGACCACCCTCGGCGACGTCCGGGGTGACGAGGGGTTCTACCACTACCGGCAGTACTCGGCGATCGACCTCGCCAAGTCCAAGACGCTCGAAGACGTCTGGTACCTGATGTTCGAGGGCCGCCTCCCGACCGACGCCGAGCGCGCCCGGTTCGTCGCGGAGCTTGCCCCGCTGCGCGTCCTCCCCGACGAGGTCCGCGCCGTACTCCCAGCGATCGCCGCCGCCGGACCGACGTTCAATCCGCTCGCCGGCCTCCGTACGGCGCTCTCCCTGCTCGCGGCGGTTCGCGCCCTGCCGCCGCTCTGGGACGTGGACCCGGCCCGCCGGAAGGCCGACGCGATGCTCGTCTGCGCGGTGACGCCGACGATCCTCGCCGCGCTCTATCGCCTCCGCGAAGGGCAGCAACCGCTGGAGCCGCGCGCCGACCTCACCGCCGCGGAGAACTGGCTGTACCTGGTCACCGGCGAGGAGCCGACCGCCGTCCACACGACCGCGATCGAGCACTACCTGGTCTCGACCGTCGACCACGGCTTCAACGCGTCCACCTTCACCGCCCGCGTCATCGCGTCCACCGGCGCAGACGTGGTGTCGGCAGTAGCCGGAGCGATCGGTGCGTTCTCCGGTCCGCTGCACGGCGGCGCCCCGGACCGCGCGCTCGCCAGCCTCGACGAGATCGGTACACCGGACCGCATCGACGCATGGGTCCGGGCGAAGGTGTCGGCCGGCGACCGGATCATGGGCTTCGGGCACGCGGTGTACCGCACCGAGGACCCGCGCTCGCTGATGCTGCGCGACATCGCCCGCGGGATCGGCGGCGACCTGGTCGACTTCGCGACCACCGTCGAGCAGCGCATCGTCGACGTCCTCGCCGAACTCAAGCCGGGCCGCAACCTGTACGCGAACGTCGAGTTCTACGCCGGCGTCGTGATGGAACTGTGCGGCATCCCCCGCGCGATGTTCACCCCGACGTTCGCCGTCAGCCGCATCATCGGCTGGGCCGCCAACATCCTCGAACAGTCCACCGACCCCAAAATCATCCGCCCCGCCGCCTCCTACGTCGGCCCCCACCCACCAACCCCAATCCCCTGA
- a CDS encoding NUDIX hydrolase, with product MTAVHPLSDAELTLRPSQPNGQLVTFDVERSDVEPSEPVGTVEVRQTGPGVGLVTWALDGGIGVAERTVRLVAEYAFGELGLERLQVEVDPDLHSSARIAIRSGFRREGVLRGAVLVEGQRRDVAIYGMRADDPRPDTVTGWTALMDSTLPKKRVIAHVVVRDTAGRVLLCQVSYKKDLELPGGVVEPDEDPATGASRELEEELGTALPLLGVLAIDWLPRWEGWGDAVEILYDGGIHDPSLIDRLQPDGFEIKAISWRAPDELAGLVSPLNARRLPMLLAAPDQLHNLSNGSPITS from the coding sequence GTGACCGCCGTACATCCGCTGTCAGATGCTGAGCTGACGCTGCGTCCTTCGCAGCCGAACGGGCAGTTGGTGACTTTCGACGTCGAGCGCAGCGACGTCGAGCCCAGCGAACCGGTTGGCACGGTCGAGGTACGCCAGACGGGGCCAGGGGTCGGCCTGGTCACCTGGGCGCTCGACGGCGGTATCGGGGTGGCCGAGCGGACTGTGCGGCTCGTCGCCGAGTACGCGTTCGGTGAGCTCGGCCTGGAGCGGCTGCAGGTGGAGGTCGACCCCGACCTGCACTCGTCCGCCCGGATCGCCATCCGGTCCGGGTTCCGGCGTGAGGGTGTCCTACGTGGGGCAGTGCTCGTGGAGGGTCAGCGCCGGGACGTCGCGATCTACGGGATGCGCGCCGACGATCCGCGGCCCGACACCGTGACGGGCTGGACGGCCTTGATGGACTCGACGCTGCCGAAGAAGCGCGTGATCGCGCACGTCGTCGTACGGGACACGGCCGGCCGGGTCCTGCTCTGCCAGGTCAGCTACAAGAAGGACCTGGAGTTGCCGGGCGGTGTGGTCGAGCCCGACGAGGACCCGGCGACAGGTGCGTCCCGGGAGCTGGAGGAGGAGCTCGGTACGGCGCTGCCGCTGCTCGGCGTACTGGCCATCGACTGGCTGCCGCGCTGGGAGGGCTGGGGCGATGCGGTCGAGATCCTGTACGACGGCGGCATCCACGACCCGTCGCTGATCGACCGGCTGCAGCCGGACGGATTCGAGATCAAGGCCATCTCGTGGCGCGCGCCGGACGAGTTGGCCGGCCTGGTGTCCCCACTGAACGCGCGCCGCCTGCCGATGCTCCTGGCCGCCCCCGACCAGCTCCACAACCTCAGCAACGGCTCACCCATCACCTCGTGA
- a CDS encoding RNA polymerase subunit sigma-70 has protein sequence MEEFADLEPFRKELLAHCYRMLASVHEAEDAVQETYLRAWRAWADFEGRSSVRVWLYRIATNVCLTALEQRGRRALPSGIVAPSTELDTVGAQAPDGIGWIEPIPESRVADDPAAIVTLRESLRLALIAALQYLPPKQRAVLILREVLAFPAAEVATMLDTSVAAVKSTLQRARARIDETAPTQGEVYEPTDPAARALLEDYIAGFENADTAALERALRADAALEMVGTTTWFSGLVTCMKVMVSAAGEPGDWRMIPVIANGQPAVGSYYKGEPYGIAVLTPTPGGLTHIHVFSTPSLVTYFGLPPTAPGP, from the coding sequence ATGGAAGAGTTCGCCGACCTCGAGCCGTTCCGCAAGGAGCTGCTGGCGCATTGCTACCGGATGCTCGCGTCGGTGCACGAGGCCGAGGACGCCGTCCAGGAGACCTACCTGCGGGCCTGGCGGGCGTGGGCGGACTTCGAGGGCCGCTCGTCGGTGCGGGTCTGGCTGTACCGGATCGCGACCAACGTCTGCCTGACCGCGCTCGAGCAGCGCGGCCGCCGGGCGCTCCCGTCCGGAATCGTTGCCCCGAGCACCGAACTGGACACCGTCGGGGCGCAGGCGCCGGACGGGATCGGCTGGATCGAGCCGATCCCCGAGTCGAGGGTGGCCGACGATCCGGCCGCCATCGTCACGCTCCGGGAGAGCCTGCGGCTGGCGCTGATCGCCGCGCTGCAGTACCTTCCGCCGAAGCAACGTGCGGTCCTGATCCTCCGCGAGGTGCTCGCGTTCCCGGCCGCCGAGGTCGCGACGATGCTCGACACCTCGGTCGCGGCGGTGAAGAGCACGCTGCAGCGCGCCCGGGCCCGGATCGACGAGACGGCACCGACCCAGGGCGAGGTCTACGAACCCACCGATCCCGCGGCCCGGGCGTTGCTCGAGGACTACATCGCGGGCTTCGAGAACGCCGACACCGCCGCGCTCGAACGCGCGCTCCGCGCGGACGCCGCCCTCGAGATGGTCGGTACGACGACCTGGTTCAGCGGTCTCGTGACCTGCATGAAGGTCATGGTCTCCGCGGCCGGCGAGCCGGGCGACTGGCGGATGATCCCGGTCATCGCGAACGGCCAGCCCGCGGTCGGTTCGTACTACAAGGGCGAGCCGTACGGCATCGCAGTACTCACGCCGACACCCGGCGGCCTCACCCACATCCACGTCTTCAGCACACCGTCGCTGGTGACGTACTTCGGACTGCCGCCTACAGCTCCTGGACCGTGA
- a CDS encoding MFS transporter, whose translation MTTLQATVTTRRYVVLAICCASLLISVMDISIVNMALPAIRDDLKASTAQLQWTVDAYTLVLASFLMLAGSTADRYGRKRMFRLGLTVFGLGSLLCSLAPGIDALIAARAVQAVGGTMLNPVAMAIVVTVFPDRAERARAIGIFGATAGLSLVLGPILGGALVDGLGWRSIFWVNLPIVVVAVLLAGRYVPESRAAHGRRFDPVGQVLVVLLLGGVVTAIIESEKRGWTAPPVLALLLVAAIAAVVLIPYERRRVEPMLELRLFRSVPFSSAVVIALFAYSGFGVFLFVTTLYLQSVRHLSALNAGLSLLPVGLLICVLSPLTGRVVGARGPRLPLVVAGTALTLGAAASLTIGLTTPLPVVLAIFLLFGVFLGVVNPPIANSAVSGMPVSMAGLAGSLASVGRQTGTSLGVAAAGSIVGATATTDPRGFVRAAHVVWWPMIAVGLVVVALALIGTSRRARLTVQEL comes from the coding sequence ATGACCACACTCCAGGCCACGGTGACCACCCGCCGGTACGTCGTGCTCGCGATCTGCTGCGCCAGCCTGCTGATCTCGGTGATGGACATCTCGATCGTCAACATGGCGTTGCCCGCGATCCGGGACGACCTGAAAGCCTCGACGGCCCAGCTGCAGTGGACCGTCGACGCCTACACCCTGGTACTGGCGAGCTTCCTGATGCTGGCGGGTTCCACCGCGGACCGGTACGGCCGGAAGCGGATGTTCCGGCTCGGCCTGACCGTCTTCGGGCTCGGCTCGCTGCTCTGCAGTCTCGCGCCCGGCATCGACGCGCTGATCGCGGCCCGCGCCGTCCAGGCCGTCGGCGGGACGATGCTGAACCCGGTCGCGATGGCGATCGTGGTCACGGTGTTCCCGGACCGCGCCGAACGGGCCCGGGCGATCGGCATCTTCGGCGCCACCGCCGGCCTCTCGCTGGTTCTCGGCCCGATCCTCGGCGGCGCCCTCGTCGACGGCCTCGGCTGGCGCTCGATCTTCTGGGTGAACCTGCCGATCGTCGTCGTCGCCGTACTCCTCGCCGGCCGGTACGTCCCCGAGTCCCGCGCCGCGCACGGCCGGCGCTTCGACCCGGTCGGCCAGGTCCTCGTCGTGCTGCTGCTCGGCGGCGTGGTGACCGCGATCATCGAGTCCGAGAAGCGCGGCTGGACCGCGCCGCCGGTCCTCGCGCTGCTGCTCGTCGCGGCGATCGCGGCCGTCGTCCTGATCCCGTACGAACGTCGCCGCGTGGAGCCGATGCTCGAACTCCGGCTGTTCCGCAGCGTCCCGTTCAGCTCGGCCGTCGTCATCGCGCTCTTCGCGTACAGCGGGTTCGGCGTGTTCCTCTTCGTCACCACCCTCTACCTGCAGAGCGTCCGGCACCTGTCCGCCCTGAACGCCGGCCTGAGCCTGCTGCCGGTCGGCCTGCTGATCTGCGTGCTGTCGCCGCTCACCGGCCGGGTGGTCGGTGCCCGCGGCCCGCGACTGCCGCTCGTGGTCGCTGGTACGGCGCTCACGCTGGGAGCCGCGGCTTCGCTCACGATCGGGTTGACCACCCCGCTTCCGGTCGTACTGGCGATCTTCCTGCTGTTCGGCGTGTTCCTCGGCGTCGTCAACCCGCCGATCGCGAACTCGGCGGTGTCCGGCATGCCGGTGTCGATGGCCGGTCTGGCGGGCTCGCTCGCCTCGGTCGGCCGCCAGACCGGTACGTCGCTCGGCGTCGCGGCGGCCGGCTCGATCGTCGGCGCGACCGCGACCACCGACCCGCGAGGGTTCGTCCGGGCGGCGCACGTCGTCTGGTGGCCGATGATCGCGGTCGGCCTCGTCGTCGTGGCGCTGGCCCTGATCGGCACCAGCCGCCGCGCCCGCCTCACGGTCCAGGAGCTGTAG
- a CDS encoding citrate synthase, producing MPAEGDENYLTTAEVARRLQVKPATVYAYVSRGLLTSTRARGRRGSLFSADEVERLAARSIEHSGVVERIESQLTLLENDELYYRGHSARTLATTATVAEVATLLWTNQPDVGGVSEGTNQPDVGGVFEVERHGVELARAGMEVVPEGARLTDRVRVAVAVLGAADPLRFDLSPGSVTAAAGRLIGTVVTALPGKTAYGATTLGARLWPKLSDDEPRPELLDAALILLADHGLAVSTVAARVAASARANLYAVISAGLGALDGQYHGAAPTLAYEFLDRAKHDPLKALSDQLRSGKPIPGFGHRIYQHHDPRAEVLLDLLGDHPIVGSVRAIAEHTPTFPNSDLAIAAIMHAYHFRPDAGDALFAIARMIGWTAHALEEYAAPALRFRAMGIYTGQPT from the coding sequence ATGCCGGCCGAAGGTGACGAGAATTACCTGACCACCGCCGAGGTCGCACGCCGCCTCCAGGTCAAACCCGCCACCGTCTACGCGTACGTCAGCCGAGGCCTGCTCACCAGCACCCGAGCCCGCGGCCGCCGCGGCAGCCTCTTCTCGGCCGACGAGGTGGAGCGCCTGGCCGCACGCTCGATAGAACACTCCGGCGTAGTAGAACGCATCGAATCCCAACTGACCCTCCTCGAGAACGACGAGCTCTACTACCGAGGCCACTCTGCCCGCACCCTCGCCACCACCGCGACAGTCGCCGAGGTGGCCACCCTCCTTTGGACCAATCAACCGGATGTTGGCGGGGTGTCCGAGGGGACCAATCAACCGGATGTTGGTGGGGTGTTCGAGGTTGAGCGGCACGGGGTGGAGTTGGCTCGGGCGGGGATGGAGGTGGTGCCGGAAGGGGCTCGGTTGACGGATCGAGTGCGGGTGGCGGTGGCCGTGTTGGGGGCCGCTGATCCGTTGCGGTTCGACCTGTCACCGGGCTCGGTGACGGCTGCGGCGGGGCGGTTGATCGGGACGGTGGTGACGGCGCTCCCGGGCAAGACGGCGTACGGCGCAACGACACTGGGCGCCCGGCTCTGGCCGAAGCTCTCCGACGACGAGCCGCGCCCGGAGCTGCTCGACGCCGCACTGATCCTGCTCGCCGACCACGGTCTCGCGGTCTCCACCGTCGCGGCCCGCGTCGCCGCCAGCGCACGCGCGAACCTGTACGCCGTGATCTCCGCCGGCCTCGGCGCGCTCGACGGGCAGTACCACGGCGCCGCCCCGACCCTCGCTTACGAGTTCCTGGACCGCGCGAAACACGACCCGCTGAAGGCGTTGTCGGACCAGTTGCGCTCCGGCAAACCGATCCCCGGCTTCGGGCACCGGATCTACCAGCACCACGACCCGCGCGCCGAAGTGCTGCTTGATCTCCTCGGCGACCACCCGATCGTCGGCAGCGTCCGGGCGATCGCCGAGCACACCCCCACGTTCCCGAACAGCGACCTCGCGATCGCCGCGATCATGCATGCGTACCACTTCCGCCCCGACGCCGGCGACGCCCTGTTCGCGATCGCCCGGATGATCGGCTGGACCGCCCACGCCCTCGAGGAGTACGCCGCCCCCGCGCTCCGCTTCCGCGCCATGGGTATCTACACGGGCCAACCCACCTGA
- a CDS encoding alpha/beta hydrolase, with protein MASKESDAVRRHWEAARTPSGDQVDRELADHRWAELTAEPDHVDYLAVPDRPALWIVPHDATTDRVLLCLHGGGYIGGSRYSHRKLFAHLAKAVGARALVFDYSLAPERIHPVQVDEAVDTYRWLLDQGIAPEHIVFAGDSAGGGMAITTQLRARAAGLPLPAGALPFSPWINFEANGATYDSNRDRDAFFHRDLVRGLARIFLGPDGSPRDPNVNPTYGDLTGLGPIYIQVGGDEVLLDDARQLAEAAEKAGVDVRLDVFAEMQHTFQMAAGRAPEADDAISRMGQWGRKVLGL; from the coding sequence ATGGCAAGCAAGGAATCAGACGCTGTACGCCGGCACTGGGAGGCCGCCCGCACCCCATCGGGCGACCAGGTCGACCGGGAACTCGCCGACCACCGCTGGGCCGAACTGACCGCCGAGCCGGACCACGTCGACTACCTCGCGGTACCCGACCGCCCCGCCCTCTGGATCGTCCCGCACGACGCGACCACCGACCGGGTCCTGCTCTGCCTGCACGGCGGCGGCTACATCGGCGGATCCCGCTACTCGCACCGCAAACTCTTCGCCCACCTCGCGAAGGCCGTCGGCGCCCGCGCCCTCGTGTTCGACTACTCCCTCGCACCCGAGCGCATCCACCCGGTCCAGGTCGACGAGGCGGTCGACACGTACCGCTGGCTGCTGGACCAGGGCATCGCACCCGAACACATCGTCTTCGCCGGCGACTCGGCCGGCGGCGGAATGGCGATCACCACGCAGCTCAGGGCGCGCGCGGCCGGACTGCCGCTACCCGCCGGGGCCCTCCCGTTCTCGCCGTGGATCAACTTCGAGGCGAACGGCGCGACGTACGACAGCAACCGCGACCGGGACGCGTTCTTCCACCGGGACCTGGTCCGCGGGCTCGCCCGGATCTTCCTCGGCCCGGACGGCTCGCCGCGGGACCCGAACGTGAACCCGACGTACGGCGACCTCACCGGTCTCGGCCCGATCTACATCCAGGTCGGCGGGGACGAGGTACTGCTCGACGATGCGCGGCAGCTCGCGGAGGCGGCCGAGAAGGCGGGGGTCGACGTACGGCTCGACGTGTTCGCGGAGATGCAGCACACGTTCCAGATGGCGGCGGGTCGCGCGCCGGAGGCCGACGATGCGATCTCGCGGATGGGACAGTGGGGACGGAAGGTGCTGGGGCTGTGA